GCGTTGATATCACTATTGATATCGATCACTGCAAAAAAATGATTGGATGGTTATTGCATTTTCTCCTACTATTGTTGACATAAGAAGGGCTTGCCTATATCGGCCCGCCACCAACTGGAGACTTGCCATGACCATCCGCAGAACATTTCTGGGCGCAGCCGTGCTCGCCATCTTTGCCACCACCGCCGGCAGCGCCCTTGCCAACAAGCCGCTTGTGATGGGTTTTTCGCAGGTGGGCGCCGAAAGTGAATGGCGCACCGCCAACACCCGCTCGATCAAGGAAGCGGCCAAGAAGGAAGGCATCATCCTCAAGTTTGCCGATGCCCAGCAAAAGCAGGAAAACCAGGTCAAGGCGATCCGCTCCTTCATCGCCCAGCGCGTCGATGTGATTGCGTTCTCGCCCGTGGTGGAATCGGGCTGGGACACGGTGCTGCGCGAAGCGCGCAATGCCAAGATCCCCGTGATCCTGACGGACCGCGCCGTCAACGCCGCCGACAAGACGCTGTACACCACTTTCATCGGCTCGGACTTTGTGGAAGAAGGCCGGCGCGCCGGGCGCTGGCTGGTGGAGCACGCCAAGAAGACCCCGCAGCGCACCCTCAACATCGTCGAACTGCAGGGCACCGTCGGTTCGGCCCCGGCGCTGGACCGTCAGAAGGGCTTTGCCGAAGCCATTGCCGGCCATCCGAACCTGAAAATCGTGCGTTCGCAGACCGGTGACTTCACCCGCGCCAAGGGCAAGGAAGTGATGGAAGCGTTCCTGAAGGCACAGGGCAAGAACATCAACGTGCTGTACGCGCACAATGACGACATGGCCATTGGTGCCATCCAGGCCATTGAAGAAGCAGGCCTGAAACCGGGCAAGGACATCGTGATTGTCTCGATTGACGGGGTCAAGGGCGCGTTCGAGGCCATGATGGCTGGTAAGCTCAACGTCACGGTGGAATGCAGCCCCCTGCTTGGCCCCCAGCTGATGAAGGTAGCCCGCGACATCAAGGCCGGCCGTCCGGTACCGAAACGCATCGTCACGGAAGAGGGCGTGTTCCCGGCCGAAGTGGCG
This region of Massilia sp. PAMC28688 genomic DNA includes:
- a CDS encoding ABC transporter substrate-binding protein; protein product: MTIRRTFLGAAVLAIFATTAGSALANKPLVMGFSQVGAESEWRTANTRSIKEAAKKEGIILKFADAQQKQENQVKAIRSFIAQRVDVIAFSPVVESGWDTVLREARNAKIPVILTDRAVNAADKTLYTTFIGSDFVEEGRRAGRWLVEHAKKTPQRTLNIVELQGTVGSAPALDRQKGFAEAIAGHPNLKIVRSQTGDFTRAKGKEVMEAFLKAQGKNINVLYAHNDDMAIGAIQAIEEAGLKPGKDIVIVSIDGVKGAFEAMMAGKLNVTVECSPLLGPQLMKVARDIKAGRPVPKRIVTEEGVFPAEVAAKEYPNRKY